One Marinitoga hydrogenitolerans DSM 16785 DNA window includes the following coding sequences:
- a CDS encoding alkaline phosphatase family protein, whose product MWKDIFKEIYNNKIEGLGILPHYEKYSILNISNWIIDNFGGSPFYEPYPIPYKNKRHVILFLVDAMSYNTFKLVLKEKKDDFKYLGKHQFFPATSIFPSTTANAITTFMTAKPPAEHGILGYILFLKELGALVNMIEFSPLFGGKGAFEPYLVNDLLEIETINEILETIGVKTFTHTHADIVNSGLSKIHNKGSNIKGYKSLVEMFGMVYDKLVDFMDKKEKSFQFAYYGYVDGIGHKYGSNDNKYKSQIYWFLKMLEYEFLDKISKKELKDIAIIITADHGMLETPLTKELRFSNENEISQHLWIPPGGEMRMMYFYTKNKKNFYEFFNSRYKDFGNLIDIDEAERINLFGAKLNSKYKERVGDYVMISKSNYSFVYKYGSSFVHLKGKHGGLSFHEMIVPVIVFG is encoded by the coding sequence ATGTGGAAAGATATTTTTAAAGAAATATATAATAATAAAATAGAAGGATTGGGTATATTACCTCATTATGAGAAATACTCTATTTTAAATATTTCAAATTGGATTATTGATAATTTTGGAGGTTCTCCATTTTATGAACCTTATCCTATACCATATAAAAATAAAAGACATGTGATTTTATTTTTGGTTGATGCAATGAGCTATAACACATTTAAACTTGTGTTAAAAGAAAAAAAGGATGATTTTAAATATTTAGGTAAGCATCAATTTTTTCCAGCGACATCAATTTTTCCCTCTACAACAGCAAATGCAATTACAACATTTATGACAGCTAAACCTCCAGCAGAACATGGAATATTAGGTTATATTTTATTTTTAAAAGAATTGGGAGCATTAGTAAATATGATAGAATTTTCTCCGTTGTTTGGTGGGAAGGGAGCATTTGAACCTTATTTAGTAAATGATTTATTAGAAATTGAAACGATAAATGAAATTTTAGAAACTATAGGTGTAAAAACTTTCACGCATACGCATGCGGATATTGTTAATAGCGGTTTAAGCAAAATCCATAATAAAGGTAGTAATATAAAGGGATATAAATCATTGGTCGAAATGTTTGGGATGGTTTACGATAAGCTTGTAGATTTTATGGATAAAAAAGAAAAATCTTTTCAATTTGCTTATTATGGATACGTTGATGGAATAGGTCATAAATATGGCTCAAACGATAATAAGTACAAATCGCAAATATATTGGTTTTTAAAAATGTTGGAATATGAATTCTTGGATAAAATAAGTAAAAAAGAATTGAAAGACATTGCTATTATTATTACAGCAGATCATGGTATGTTGGAAACCCCGTTAACAAAAGAATTAAGATTTTCTAATGAAAATGAAATATCCCAACACTTGTGGATTCCACCTGGTGGAGAAATGAGAATGATGTATTTTTACACAAAAAACAAAAAGAATTTTTATGAATTTTTTAATTCTAGATATAAAGATTTTGGCAATCTTATAGATATAGATGAAGCAGAAAGAATTAATTTATTCGGAGCAAAATTGAATTCTAAATATAAAGAGAGAGTTGGTGATTATGTTATGATTTCCAAAAGCAATTATAGTTTTGTGTATAAATATGGTAGTTCTTTTGTTCATTTAAAAGGAAAACATGGTGGTTTATCTTTTCATGAAATGATTGTGCCTGTTATAGTTTTTGGATAA
- a CDS encoding class II SORL domain-containing protein, with protein sequence MKLGDVIKSADFKSEKHVPVIDTPDKVKSDELFKVEVQVGKDIHHPNTVEHHISWIDLYIHYDGDPNTVHLGRFEFGPAVTEPHVVTHIKLNKKGTLIAHSYCNIHGLWESQKEIDVE encoded by the coding sequence ATGAAATTAGGCGATGTAATTAAAAGTGCTGATTTTAAAAGTGAAAAACATGTTCCTGTAATAGATACTCCGGATAAAGTGAAATCTGATGAATTATTTAAAGTTGAAGTTCAGGTTGGTAAAGATATCCATCATCCTAATACTGTTGAGCATCATATTTCCTGGATTGACTTATATATTCATTATGATGGAGATCCTAATACAGTTCATCTAGGAAGATTTGAATTTGGTCCAGCTGTAACTGAACCTCATGTTGTTACACATATAAAACTTAATAAAAAAGGCACATTAATAGCGCATTCTTATTGTAATATCCATGGTTTATGGGAATCACAAAAAGAAATAGATGTAGAATAA
- a CDS encoding methyl-accepting chemotaxis protein, protein MDNYKRLKNIIEKIAESIYHENILTSFIENLDDVVGERFEQASELTQSVGNKIINAIDNTEIITKEIEEMSIHSEEEKKILSNNNKNIIDNLSNIGNNLGEVRNDVAESINMISDALNNFEEVIEITENINKIARKTNMLSINASIEAAKAKEHGRGFAVVAEEIQKLSTETNESAKKINERINILSKKISDVLEKINYISDLFNTVSEITEDSLEIIERNENFLDKLIKNLHSNSVLLENNIGNLSVSKEEMLDLIKTITTLNSVIKNVLNMQKKIKDIKI, encoded by the coding sequence ATGGATAATTACAAACGTCTTAAAAATATTATTGAAAAAATCGCAGAAAGTATCTATCATGAAAATATATTAACTTCGTTTATAGAAAATCTTGATGATGTTGTTGGAGAACGTTTTGAACAAGCATCTGAATTAACACAAAGTGTTGGTAATAAAATAATTAATGCTATTGATAATACAGAAATTATTACAAAAGAAATTGAAGAAATGTCCATTCATAGTGAAGAAGAAAAAAAAATTTTATCAAACAATAATAAAAATATTATTGATAATTTAAGTAATATTGGAAATAATTTAGGTGAAGTGAGAAATGATGTTGCTGAATCTATTAATATGATCTCTGATGCTCTAAATAATTTTGAAGAAGTCATTGAAATTACGGAAAATATAAATAAAATAGCTCGTAAAACAAATATGCTTTCTATTAACGCTTCAATAGAAGCCGCCAAAGCTAAAGAACACGGAAGAGGGTTTGCTGTTGTTGCAGAAGAAATACAAAAACTTTCTACAGAAACTAATGAAAGTGCAAAAAAAATAAATGAAAGAATAAATATACTTTCAAAGAAAATAAGCGATGTTTTGGAAAAGATAAACTATATTTCAGATCTTTTCAATACAGTATCAGAAATTACCGAAGATTCTTTGGAAATTATTGAAAGAAATGAAAATTTCCTTGATAAATTAATAAAAAATCTGCATTCAAATTCCGTATTATTAGAAAATAATATTGGAAATTTATCTGTTTCTAAAGAAGAAATGTTAGATTTAATAAAAACAATTACAACACTTAATTCTGTAATTAAAAATGTTTTAAATATGCAGAAAAAAATAAAAGATATAAAAATATAA
- a CDS encoding LVIVD repeat-containing protein, translating into MKIKIYFLAVFLLFSILIIANKSIFINSNEEGVSLVNFDNVLSPKLIASYPNILNIKNLPVFFDSEVTSFFVDDNFMVIGLKSNKVYFINLKTNKFQIFNLKNYPTQIKKYENTIYISVYKNEIIPFEINNGSVIKKLRINSIGDTFDFDFADNYLYVADGIKGLAIYSKANGSYKYMRHLKTGGDVQKIYIDGSYLYTLDGAKGISIFDISFKLLPFLVKTVDTGGGVSSILKNGDYLYVTDKWYGLEVFDLNSINKPVENKQEKIKPIFKHYTLNTPVDLKKLYDNYLLVTDGWGGLEIFNISNPKRPELVKIFNNHTDLQGLYANGNYLYAADKKDGLIIFDISNPENPVEISSKKTLNLKLLPKKLEKTLNDAVSVYAENNTAFVADRQNGFTIFDISDINNPKLLSNYVDVKENNNVILGYTNNFIIENNIAFVADGYKDLIILDISNKSKPSIISINRVMGRTMDVAKKGNYIFLATDDVGFEIFKLNNGNQVKYLSPNFRINGFAKDIEINGNYAYIAVDWKYTVLKNNTIPVGNPGIYVINIKDPEKPVIEKVINIKNSGVLKIRIFNNLGFVALGENGFEIIDLENGKILSSINTPGNTKDLFVKNNYLYIADGKNGMMIFNIQNPQKPIFVKKIFWGTYGKIQ; encoded by the coding sequence ATGAAAATAAAAATTTACTTTTTAGCTGTATTTTTGCTATTTTCCATTCTAATAATAGCAAATAAATCCATTTTTATCAATAGCAATGAAGAAGGTGTCAGTTTAGTCAATTTTGATAATGTTTTATCTCCAAAATTGATAGCTTCCTATCCTAATATTCTCAACATAAAAAATTTGCCAGTATTTTTTGATTCTGAAGTTACTTCTTTTTTTGTTGATGACAATTTTATGGTTATAGGATTAAAATCAAATAAGGTTTATTTTATTAACTTAAAAACAAACAAATTTCAAATTTTTAATCTAAAAAATTATCCAACTCAAATAAAAAAATATGAAAATACTATTTATATTTCTGTATATAAAAATGAAATTATTCCTTTTGAAATAAATAACGGTAGTGTAATAAAAAAATTAAGAATAAATTCTATTGGGGATACTTTTGATTTTGATTTTGCTGATAATTATTTATATGTTGCTGATGGCATAAAAGGCTTAGCTATTTATTCAAAAGCAAATGGTTCTTACAAATATATGAGACATCTGAAAACAGGTGGAGATGTTCAAAAAATTTATATTGATGGTTCATATCTTTATACATTAGATGGCGCTAAAGGTATCTCAATATTTGATATTTCATTTAAATTGCTCCCATTTTTAGTAAAAACTGTTGATACTGGTGGAGGAGTCAGCTCTATTTTAAAAAATGGAGATTATTTATATGTTACTGACAAATGGTATGGTTTAGAAGTTTTTGATTTAAATTCCATTAATAAACCTGTTGAAAATAAACAAGAAAAAATTAAACCTATTTTTAAACATTATACTTTAAATACTCCCGTTGATTTGAAAAAATTATATGATAATTATTTATTAGTTACCGATGGCTGGGGCGGATTAGAAATATTTAATATATCAAATCCAAAAAGACCAGAATTAGTAAAGATTTTTAATAATCATACAGATTTACAAGGCTTATATGCAAATGGAAATTATCTATATGCTGCTGATAAAAAAGATGGTTTAATAATTTTTGACATATCAAACCCAGAAAATCCTGTAGAAATATCATCAAAGAAAACATTAAATTTAAAATTATTACCTAAAAAATTGGAAAAAACATTAAATGATGCTGTAAGTGTATATGCTGAAAATAATACAGCTTTTGTTGCTGACAGACAAAATGGATTTACTATCTTTGATATTTCTGATATTAATAATCCCAAATTGTTATCAAACTATGTTGATGTTAAAGAAAACAACAATGTCATATTAGGATATACAAATAATTTTATTATCGAGAATAATATTGCTTTTGTTGCTGACGGTTATAAAGATCTTATTATTTTAGATATCTCAAACAAATCAAAACCAAGTATTATATCTATAAATAGAGTAATGGGAAGAACTATGGATGTCGCTAAAAAGGGAAATTATATTTTCTTGGCTACTGACGATGTTGGATTTGAAATTTTCAAACTTAATAACGGAAACCAAGTTAAGTACTTATCTCCTAATTTTAGAATTAATGGTTTTGCAAAGGATATTGAAATAAATGGAAATTATGCTTATATTGCTGTTGATTGGAAATATACTGTATTAAAAAATAATACTATTCCTGTAGGAAACCCTGGGATATACGTTATAAACATTAAAGACCCAGAAAAACCTGTTATTGAAAAAGTAATAAATATAAAAAATAGTGGTGTTTTGAAAATAAGAATATTTAATAATTTGGGTTTTGTTGCATTAGGTGAAAATGGTTTTGAAATTATTGACTTGGAAAATGGAAAAATATTATCTTCAATTAATACACCGGGAAATACAAAAGATTTATTTGTTAAAAATAATTATCTTTATATTGCTGATGGAAAGAATGGTATGATGATATTTAATATTCAAAACCCACAAAAACCTATATTCGTTAAAAAAATATTTTGGGGAACATACGGAAAAATCCAATAA
- a CDS encoding MFS transporter, translating into MERKYKNIQFYKFCSYGFLKNLRFFEPFLILFFLEKGLTYFQIGILYSIMKIATNILEIPTGIIADSIGRRRSMVFSFSNYIISFFIFYFSKNFLLFSFSMILYAFGEAFRSGTHKAMILEYLKIKGWFDLKVHYYGNTRSCSQIGSAISSLLAAGIVFYSGNYQSIFLFSIIPYVLDLILMFTYPKELDGELKEFNLNNFKASFSGVLKEFAVSFKSFNLFKSVLLTATYSGYYSAVKDFLQPILKAFALSLPIFITLESEKRSSIVIGIVYFLLYLLTSFFSRNSGKFSERFKNLYIPLIITMNLGFLFGIISGFTYHKGFIFVSIIFYLGIYLIENLRRPIGVAYISENINSNILASVLSVESQLKTILAAIITPIIGIIADKFSLSTALIIISLMFLMVNFLLLHLSKKTSH; encoded by the coding sequence ATGGAAAGAAAATATAAAAATATTCAATTTTATAAATTTTGTTCTTATGGATTTTTAAAGAATTTGAGATTTTTTGAACCTTTTTTAATTCTTTTTTTCTTAGAAAAAGGATTAACGTATTTCCAAATTGGTATCTTATATTCTATAATGAAAATCGCAACAAACATTTTAGAAATACCAACTGGAATTATTGCAGATTCAATTGGCAGAAGACGATCTATGGTTTTTTCTTTTTCAAATTATATAATTTCATTTTTTATCTTTTATTTTTCTAAAAATTTCCTTTTATTCTCCTTTTCAATGATATTATATGCTTTCGGAGAAGCTTTTAGATCAGGAACTCATAAAGCTATGATTCTTGAATATTTAAAAATTAAAGGTTGGTTTGATTTGAAGGTTCATTATTATGGGAATACACGATCTTGTTCTCAAATAGGTTCAGCTATTTCTTCACTTTTAGCTGCAGGTATTGTATTTTATTCGGGAAATTATCAATCAATATTCTTGTTTTCTATAATCCCTTACGTTTTAGATTTAATTTTAATGTTTACTTATCCAAAAGAGCTTGATGGTGAGTTAAAAGAATTTAATTTAAATAATTTCAAAGCTTCTTTTTCAGGTGTTTTAAAAGAATTTGCTGTATCATTTAAAAGTTTTAACTTATTTAAAAGTGTTTTATTAACTGCTACTTATAGCGGGTATTATTCTGCTGTTAAAGATTTTTTGCAACCTATATTAAAGGCATTCGCTCTTTCTCTGCCAATATTTATAACACTTGAAAGCGAAAAACGTTCATCTATTGTGATCGGTATTGTGTATTTTTTACTTTATTTATTAACATCGTTTTTTTCACGAAATTCTGGAAAATTTTCCGAACGATTTAAAAATTTATATATACCTTTAATAATTACTATGAATTTGGGTTTTTTATTTGGAATAATAAGTGGATTTACTTATCACAAAGGATTTATTTTTGTTTCTATTATTTTTTATCTTGGAATATATTTGATTGAAAATCTCAGAAGACCTATTGGTGTTGCTTATATTTCAGAAAATATAAATAGTAATATTTTAGCTTCTGTTTTATCCGTAGAGTCACAACTAAAAACTATTTTAGCAGCTATAATAACTCCAATTATTGGTATAATTGCTGACAAATTTAGTCTTAGCACTGCATTAATTATAATTTCTTTAATGTTTTTAATGGTAAATTTTTTACTTTTACATTTATCAAAAAAAACATCCCACTAA
- a CDS encoding acylphosphatase, whose translation MIAKRYKVYGRVQGVGFRWFINKTAEYLNLKGYVMNMPDGSVVIWAEGNIEDHERLKEYIINGNGFSQVEDIEEEVVPLEGYTHFSIKY comes from the coding sequence ATGATTGCAAAAAGATACAAAGTGTATGGAAGAGTTCAAGGTGTAGGATTTAGATGGTTTATTAATAAAACAGCTGAATACTTAAATTTAAAGGGATATGTTATGAATATGCCTGATGGAAGTGTAGTTATATGGGCTGAAGGTAATATTGAAGATCATGAAAGATTAAAAGAATACATTATTAATGGTAATGGTTTTTCACAAGTTGAGGATATTGAAGAGGAAGTAGTCCCATTAGAAGGATATACACATTTTTCAATAAAATATTGA
- a CDS encoding SoxR reducing system RseC family protein — MREVFLVDSIDEERVNLISTRSSSCESCSLNGACNLTGGNNERTMKIKKKEFDEIPSIGDYVIVEIPDFSISKISFIIYGFPLLSFLILLLIAYYITKNDIQSFIVGLFGMSGAYGIIAYLDRTVFKKKYNPKVIKILPKQKNIHVELGILK; from the coding sequence ATGAGAGAAGTATTTTTGGTTGATTCAATAGATGAAGAAAGAGTTAATTTAATAAGTACAAGAAGTTCAAGTTGCGAAAGCTGTTCTTTAAATGGTGCATGTAATTTAACAGGTGGTAATAATGAAAGAACGATGAAAATAAAAAAGAAAGAGTTTGATGAAATTCCATCTATAGGTGATTATGTAATAGTTGAAATACCAGATTTTTCAATTTCTAAAATCTCCTTTATAATTTATGGATTTCCTCTTCTCTCCTTTTTAATTTTATTGTTAATAGCTTATTATATAACGAAAAACGATATACAATCATTTATTGTTGGTTTATTTGGAATGAGTGGAGCATATGGAATAATAGCTTATTTAGATAGAACTGTATTTAAGAAAAAATACAATCCAAAAGTAATAAAAATTTTGCCTAAACAGAAAAATATTCACGTTGAATTAGGGATTTTAAAGTAA
- a CDS encoding phosphoglycerate kinase, translated as MEKMTIKDVDLKGKKVIMRVDFNVPMKDGKITNDKRIKAALPTIKHALNEGAKVILLSHLGRPKGEPKPEFSLKPVSERLSELLNQEVKFVPEVIGEEVKKAVEGLKEGEVLLLENTRYMKGETKNDLELAKKWAELADIHVNDAFGTAHRAHASNVGIAQFIPSVAGFLMEKEIKFLSKATANPEKPYIVILGGAKVSDKIGVINNLLEKADKILIGGAMMFTFLKALGKEIGSSKFEEDKVDLARELLSKASEKGVEIVLPIDAIIAQKLEAGVEKKIVKVEEGIDEGWMGLDIGPDSIKLFKDKLAGAKTVVWNGPMGVFEIEDFATGTKEVAMMVADITEEGAVTIIGGGDSAAAIELFGLERKVSHVSTGGGASLEFLEGKELPGIASIASKKK; from the coding sequence ATGGAAAAAATGACAATTAAAGATGTAGATTTAAAAGGTAAAAAGGTTATAATGAGAGTAGATTTTAACGTTCCAATGAAAGATGGTAAAATCACTAATGATAAAAGAATAAAAGCTGCTTTACCTACAATAAAACATGCGTTAAATGAAGGAGCAAAGGTTATATTATTATCCCATTTAGGAAGACCAAAAGGTGAGCCTAAACCAGAATTTTCATTAAAACCTGTATCTGAAAGATTGAGCGAATTATTGAATCAAGAGGTTAAGTTTGTTCCAGAAGTGATAGGTGAAGAAGTGAAAAAGGCCGTTGAGGGATTAAAGGAAGGGGAAGTTTTATTATTAGAAAATACAAGATATATGAAAGGTGAAACAAAAAATGATTTAGAATTAGCAAAAAAGTGGGCAGAACTTGCAGATATACACGTTAATGATGCATTTGGAACAGCACATAGAGCACATGCTTCAAATGTTGGTATTGCACAATTTATTCCAAGTGTTGCAGGTTTTTTGATGGAAAAAGAAATTAAATTCTTATCAAAAGCCACAGCAAATCCAGAAAAACCATATATAGTCATTTTAGGAGGAGCAAAAGTTTCTGATAAAATAGGAGTTATTAATAATCTTTTGGAAAAGGCAGATAAAATTTTAATTGGTGGAGCCATGATGTTTACATTTTTAAAAGCTCTTGGAAAAGAAATAGGTTCTTCAAAATTTGAAGAAGATAAGGTTGATTTAGCAAGAGAATTATTAAGTAAAGCAAGTGAGAAAGGTGTAGAAATAGTTCTTCCAATAGATGCAATAATTGCTCAAAAATTAGAAGCTGGTGTTGAGAAAAAAATTGTAAAAGTTGAAGAAGGAATTGATGAAGGTTGGATGGGCTTAGATATAGGACCAGATAGCATTAAATTATTTAAAGATAAATTAGCAGGTGCAAAAACTGTTGTATGGAATGGACCAATGGGTGTATTTGAAATAGAAGATTTTGCAACAGGAACAAAAGAAGTGGCAATGATGGTAGCTGATATTACTGAAGAGGGTGCTGTTACTATTATTGGAGGTGGAGATAGTGCAGCAGCAATAGAATTGTTTGGTTTAGAAAGGAAAGTTTCTCATGTATCTACTGGTGGAGGAGCATCTTTAGAATTTTTAGAAGGAAAAGAATTACCAGGTATAGCAAGTATTGCATCAAAAAAAAAATAA
- a CDS encoding rubrerythrin family protein, with protein sequence MVKREMTRKFLEDAFCGESKAHMKYSIYAEDAEAQGKKNLARLWRAIAYAEFVHARNHFKALGYLGAVDANLEDSAAGEHFEIEEMYPVYKNASEFQEEKEAIRSAHFALEAEKIHEKMYNDAHEYLKNNDDLEDKKIFICEICGYTTFDTVPDKCPVCGAPAEKFKEF encoded by the coding sequence ATGGTTAAAAGAGAGATGACAAGAAAATTTTTAGAAGATGCTTTTTGTGGTGAGTCAAAAGCTCACATGAAATATTCTATTTATGCTGAAGATGCAGAAGCTCAGGGTAAAAAAAATTTAGCAAGATTATGGAGAGCTATAGCATATGCAGAATTTGTTCATGCAAGAAATCATTTTAAAGCATTGGGATATTTAGGAGCAGTGGATGCAAATTTAGAAGATTCAGCTGCTGGAGAGCATTTCGAAATTGAAGAAATGTATCCAGTATATAAAAATGCATCAGAATTTCAAGAAGAAAAAGAAGCTATAAGAAGTGCGCATTTTGCTTTGGAAGCAGAAAAAATACATGAAAAAATGTATAATGATGCGCATGAGTATTTAAAAAATAACGATGATTTAGAAGATAAAAAGATTTTTATTTGTGAAATATGTGGATATACTACATTTGACACAGTTCCAGATAAATGTCCTGTATGTGGAGCACCAGCAGAAAAATTCAAAGAATTTTAA
- a CDS encoding oxygen-binding di-iron domain-containing protein — MSNSIVLFENENHKFIYLGVEKNNLEGIFTNQFLIIHNNEGVLLDPGGVHVFPRVLSNVSEQIDTKNIKAIFYSHQDPDVSSGVALWSSTLENAKIYISKLWERFLPHFGVFDSSILVPIDDKGGKITFSDGYSLNIIPAHFLHSLGNFSVYDSISKILFSGDIGVGIVQPSEEKIFVEDFSNYKEYMEGFHKRYMASNIVAKKWVNMVSKLDVEMMIPQHGLLFKKNEYLKFLDWFKDLKCGVDIIDSIY; from the coding sequence ATGTCTAATTCAATTGTTTTATTTGAAAATGAAAATCACAAATTTATTTATTTAGGTGTTGAAAAAAATAATTTAGAGGGTATTTTTACCAATCAATTTCTTATTATTCATAATAATGAAGGCGTTTTGCTGGATCCAGGTGGAGTTCATGTTTTTCCAAGGGTATTATCCAATGTTTCAGAACAAATAGATACAAAAAATATAAAAGCTATATTTTATTCTCATCAAGATCCTGATGTTTCATCAGGCGTTGCTTTGTGGAGTTCCACCTTAGAAAATGCTAAAATTTATATTTCTAAATTATGGGAAAGATTTCTTCCACATTTCGGAGTGTTTGATTCATCTATTTTGGTACCAATTGACGACAAAGGCGGTAAAATTACTTTTTCTGATGGATATTCTTTAAATATTATTCCTGCACATTTTTTGCATTCATTGGGGAATTTTAGCGTATACGATTCTATATCTAAAATACTTTTTTCTGGTGATATTGGTGTCGGTATTGTCCAACCATCTGAAGAAAAAATATTTGTAGAAGATTTTTCAAATTATAAAGAATACATGGAGGGATTTCATAAAAGATATATGGCTTCAAATATAGTGGCTAAGAAATGGGTTAATATGGTTTCAAAGTTAGATGTTGAAATGATGATACCACAACATGGTTTGCTGTTTAAGAAAAATGAATATTTAAAATTTTTAGATTGGTTTAAAGATTTAAAATGCGGTGTTGATATTATAGATAGTATTTATTAG
- a CDS encoding sigma-70 family RNA polymerase sigma factor — MNEKKLIEKLKEKDKEAFEELYNTYAPKIYVTLKKFVDPSEIEDALQEVFFKIFKGIHTFRGDSKLSTWIYQITINVGKDYIRKKKKYAVENIDLTENYTEGIGIQPEADVNVSSEVLDEMEMEKIKKIMENLSEEDRMLIKLRDIDGLSYDEIAKKLNKPLGSVKSRLHYARKKFQKLLKEENLV, encoded by the coding sequence TTGAATGAAAAAAAATTAATTGAAAAATTAAAAGAAAAGGATAAAGAAGCTTTTGAAGAATTATATAATACTTACGCACCTAAAATATATGTAACGTTAAAAAAGTTTGTTGATCCAAGTGAAATAGAAGATGCTCTTCAAGAGGTTTTTTTTAAAATATTTAAAGGCATTCATACTTTTAGAGGTGATTCGAAACTTTCAACATGGATATATCAAATTACTATTAACGTTGGAAAAGATTATATTAGAAAAAAGAAAAAATACGCTGTTGAAAATATTGATTTAACAGAGAATTATACTGAAGGAATTGGAATTCAACCAGAAGCCGATGTAAATGTTTCCAGTGAAGTATTAGATGAAATGGAAATGGAGAAAATAAAAAAAATTATGGAAAATCTTTCTGAAGAAGATAGAATGTTAATAAAGTTAAGAGATATTGATGGTTTAAGTTATGATGAAATAGCTAAAAAGCTCAATAAACCTTTAGGAAGCGTAAAGAGTAGATTGCATTACGCAAGGAAAAAGTTTCAAAAGTTGTTAAAGGAGGAGAACCTCGTATGA
- the tpiA gene encoding triose-phosphate isomerase, with product MNKTNLEAAEFISKLTANIGKEKKFEVVVAPTYIALEKVVDLTSSTNIKVSAQNMYFENNGAFTGEVSADMLKSIGVKYVILGHSERRNIFGETDELINKKIKKALEKNLTPIFCIGEKLEEREKGLTFNIVEKQIKEGFYGLSKEETKQIVIAYEPIWAIGTGRVASPEQAEEVHAYIRNLLSEMYDEETSESITILYGGSVKPDNYFGLFTKPNIDGGLVGGASLKESFIELADIMRTIII from the coding sequence ATGAATAAAACAAATTTAGAAGCGGCAGAATTTATTTCAAAATTAACAGCAAATATTGGCAAAGAAAAGAAATTTGAAGTGGTTGTTGCACCAACATATATAGCATTGGAGAAAGTTGTGGATTTAACATCAAGTACCAATATTAAAGTATCAGCTCAAAATATGTATTTTGAAAATAATGGTGCCTTTACAGGGGAAGTTTCTGCAGATATGTTAAAATCAATAGGAGTTAAATACGTTATTTTAGGTCATTCTGAAAGAAGAAATATTTTTGGTGAAACTGATGAATTAATAAATAAAAAAATAAAAAAAGCATTGGAAAAGAATTTAACTCCTATATTTTGTATAGGTGAAAAATTAGAAGAAAGAGAAAAAGGATTAACATTTAATATTGTTGAAAAACAGATAAAAGAAGGATTTTATGGATTATCTAAAGAAGAAACTAAACAAATAGTTATAGCTTATGAACCAATTTGGGCAATAGGAACAGGAAGAGTTGCATCTCCAGAGCAAGCAGAAGAAGTACATGCTTATATTAGAAATTTATTATCCGAAATGTATGATGAAGAAACATCAGAATCAATAACTATTTTATATGGTGGAAGTGTAAAACCTGATAATTATTTTGGATTATTCACAAAGCCTAATATTGATGGCGGATTAGTTGGTGGAGCATCATTAAAAGAATCATTTATAGAATTAGCAGATATAATGAGAACCATCATAATATAA
- a CDS encoding TM1266 family iron-only hydrogenase system putative regulator: MEDKISTISIIVYNRELAYQKVSDILHNYGEKILLRVGYPMKEKGIAIIFLVVEMTTDELGALSGKLGQIESVKVKTNTLKI, from the coding sequence ATGGAAGATAAAATTAGTACAATATCTATTATTGTGTATAACAGGGAATTAGCTTATCAAAAGGTAAGTGATATCTTACATAATTACGGAGAAAAAATTTTATTAAGAGTAGGATATCCGATGAAAGAAAAAGGGATAGCTATAATATTTTTAGTAGTAGAGATGACCACAGATGAATTGGGAGCACTTTCAGGAAAATTAGGTCAAATAGAGTCAGTTAAAGTAAAAACAAATACTTTAAAGATATGA